One Oryza glaberrima chromosome 11, OglaRS2, whole genome shotgun sequence genomic region harbors:
- the LOC127754854 gene encoding blue copper protein-like has translation MSYIVITMSIVVVVQFAAVFSMASATPAPSNATATTSHGRNTTAPPPPFGANHTVGEGAGWFFDGNANASVANYSAWAANRTFYLGDYLSFSTNTDNTVVHTTNATVYKLCGDGGAAAAAGCSGGGWKTEEAFLTVMLTAEGANYFFSDAGGGEHCRKGMRFELAVARGRGLPPVPASYYEPLSAAPPAAGCSSSMVVALAAGVAIAAILVL, from the exons ATGAGCTACATTGTGATCACAATGTccatagtagtagtagtacaatttgCTGCCGTTTTCAGCATGGCTTCGGCGACTCCGGCTCCGAGCaatgcgacggcgacgaccagcCATGGCCGGaacacgacggcgccgccgccgccgttcggtGCCAACCACACCGTCGGCGAGGGCGCCGGGTGGTTCTTTGACGGCAATGCGAATGCTTCGGTCGCCAACTACTCCGCTTGGGCTGCCAACCGCACCTTCTACCTCGGCGACTACCTCA GTTTCAGCACCAACACGGACAACACGGTGGTGCACACCACCAACGCCACCGTCTACAAGCTctgcggcgatggcggcgcggcggcggcggccggatgcagcggcggcgggtggaagaCGGAGGAGGCGTTCTTGACGGTGATGCTGACGGCGGAGGGCGCCAACTACTTCTTCTCCGATGCCGGGGGAGGCGAGCATTGCCGGAAGGGGATGCGgttcgagctcgccgtcgcgcgcggccgcggcctcccGCCGGTGCCGGCGTCGTACTACGAGCCgctctccgccgcgccgccggcagccggctGTTCGTCGTCCATGGTGGTGGCGCTTGCTGCCGGTGTTGCCATTGCTGCAATACTTGTACTCTAA
- the LOC127753698 gene encoding uncharacterized protein LOC127753698, producing MAILCASHVGISTAHSQFSSAWLSQNSCLRMCYHIPVNRRKLRKQNRRQRVIALSKSSALQDPVSSVKPSRLLQTDELRIFHNSVPEEIISTVRLEESDAFYMLELSTSREFSSSLLDKNAAILICIIDADGDSLLQRVPATYWNHSAQGREAEKLLPFQSGSVDVVTFKGSKLQRIKEIWVGLESGSWRIDNLSLKVIHGLLNTPPDLEETPELKFNGLQYTFDKLSMLLGEDGASVVEARPVAVTDLTGISVSDLQEGQLSSASTASSNLEMKEDGLKEYADLKQSLLLYDLAIVITGFSAFTLASNDSAALSFLVGGIGGFLYLLLLQKSVDGLPALNSPSEAGSAQPSVKGFSGIRRPWLILSLLMVAGAVALKYGAGGDKLELTPVELFVGTAGFLANKVAILLAAFKPLQSNLKTEDRSGD from the exons ATGGCAATCCTCTGTGCTAGCCACGTTGGCATCAGTACTGCCCATTCCCAATTCTCGTCAGCATGGTTGTCGCAGAATAGCTGTCTCAGAATGTGTTATCATATCCCTGTAAATAGAAGGAAACTCAGAAAGCAAAACAGACGTCAGCGGGTGATCGCGTTGTCTAAAAGTTCTGCATTACAAG ATCCTGTTTCCTCTGTGAAGCCTTCACGCCTTCTGCAAACAGATGAACTACGTATATTTCACAACAGTGTACCTGAAGAGATAATTTCAACAGTCAGATTGGAAGAATCTGATGCATTCTATATGCTAGAACTTAGCACAAGCAGAGAATTTAGCTCGTCTTTGCTAGATAAGAATGCTGCCATCTTAATCTGTATAATTGATGCCGATGGTGATTCCCTGTTACAAAGAGTACCAGCGACCTATTGGAATCATTCTGCACAAGGCAGAGAGGCCGAGAAATTGCTTCCCTTCCAAAGCGGTTCAGTTGATGTTGTCACCTTTAAAGGTTCTAAGCTGCAAAGAATTAAAGAAATCTGGGTTGGTCTTGA GTCAGGCTCATGGAGAATAGATAATTTAAGCTTGAAAGTTATCCATGGACTGTTGAATACACCTCCAGATCTGGAGGAAACACCTGAACTCAAGTTCAATGGTCTGCAGTACACATTTGACAAACTCAGCATGCTGCTTGGAGAGGATGGAGCTTCAGTTGTGGAAGCAAGACCTGTGGCTGTCACTGATCTCACAGGAATTAGCGTTTCTGATCTCCAAGAGGGGCAATTATCCTCAGCAAGCACAGCTTCAAGCAACCTTGAAATGAAAGAGGATGGCTTGAAAGAGTATGCTGACCTCAAGCAGTCGCTGCTGCTCTACGATCTTGCTATTGTGATAACAGGTTTCTCTGCCTTCACCTTGGCTTCAAATGACAGTGCTGCCCTCTCGTTCCTTGTTGGAGGCATTGGAGGATTTCTCTATTTGTTGCTGCTCCAAAAATCTGTAGATGGGTTGCCGGCGCTTAATTCACCATCAGAAGCTGGCAGTGCCCAGCCCTCTGTTAAAGGTTTCAGTGGCATAAGGAGGCCATGGTTAATATTGTCACTGTTAATGGTCGCTGGAGCTGTTGCATTGAAATATGGCGCGGGTGGTGACAAACTCGAACTGACGCCAGTCGAGCTCTTTGTTGGCACTGCAGGGTTCCTGGCAAACAAGGTTGCCATTCTTCTCGCGGCATTCAAACCCTTGCAGAGTAATTTGAAGACTGAAGACCGATCTGGAGACTGA